A single genomic interval of Streptomyces graminofaciens harbors:
- a CDS encoding cation:proton antiporter, with amino-acid sequence MHDTTAMLIELGAIILALGLLGRLAGRVGFSPIPLYLLAGLAFGHGGMLPLRASEEFVATGAEIGVILLLLLLGLEYSASELVTNLKTQYPSGAVDFVLNAAPGAATALLLGWGPVAAVALAGVTWISSSGVIAKVLGDLRRLGNRETPVVLSILVLEDLSMAVYLPILTALLAGVSLAGGAVTLLIALGTVGAVLYVALRHGRVISRAVSSDNAEMLLLVVLGLTLLVAGIAQHLQVSAAVGAFLVGIALSGEVAEGASNLLMPLRDLFAAVFFVFFGLSTDPADIPPVLLPALALAAVTALTKVATGYWAARRAGISVKGRWRAGGTLVARGEFSIVIAGLAVGVEPRIGPLATAYVLILVVLGPPAARWTEPLARRLTPRRRRPGTPDTTTPETEPAEAVHV; translated from the coding sequence GTGCACGACACCACCGCCATGCTCATCGAACTCGGGGCGATCATCCTCGCCCTGGGCCTGCTGGGACGCCTCGCCGGACGAGTGGGCTTCTCGCCCATACCCCTCTATCTGCTCGCCGGGCTCGCCTTCGGCCACGGCGGCATGCTGCCGCTGCGGGCCAGCGAGGAGTTCGTCGCCACCGGTGCCGAGATAGGCGTCATCCTCCTGCTGCTCCTGCTCGGCCTCGAATACAGCGCCTCCGAACTCGTCACCAACCTCAAGACCCAATACCCCTCCGGCGCCGTCGACTTCGTCCTCAACGCCGCTCCCGGCGCCGCGACGGCCCTGCTGCTCGGCTGGGGCCCGGTCGCCGCGGTCGCCCTGGCCGGCGTCACCTGGATCTCCTCCTCCGGCGTCATCGCCAAGGTCCTCGGCGACCTGCGCCGGCTCGGCAATCGCGAAACCCCGGTCGTGCTCAGCATCCTGGTCCTCGAGGACCTCTCCATGGCCGTCTACCTGCCGATCCTCACCGCCCTGCTCGCCGGGGTGAGCCTCGCGGGCGGCGCCGTCACCCTGCTGATCGCCCTGGGCACCGTGGGCGCCGTCCTGTACGTCGCCCTGCGCCACGGCCGGGTGATCAGCCGCGCGGTCTCCTCCGACAACGCCGAGATGCTCCTCCTGGTCGTCCTCGGCCTCACCCTCCTCGTCGCCGGGATCGCCCAGCACCTCCAGGTCTCGGCGGCCGTGGGCGCCTTCCTTGTCGGCATCGCGCTGTCCGGCGAGGTCGCCGAGGGCGCCAGCAACCTCCTCATGCCGCTCCGGGACCTGTTCGCCGCCGTGTTCTTCGTCTTCTTCGGCCTGAGCACCGACCCCGCCGACATTCCGCCGGTCCTTCTCCCGGCGCTCGCCCTGGCCGCCGTCACGGCCCTGACGAAGGTCGCCACCGGCTACTGGGCGGCGCGCCGGGCCGGCATCTCCGTCAAGGGCCGCTGGCGGGCGGGCGGAACGCTGGTCGCGCGCGGCGAGTTCTCCATCGTCATCGCCGGGCTCGCCGTCGGAGTGGAACCCCGCATCGGGCCACTGGCGACGGCGTACGTCCTCATCCTGGTCGTCCTCGGCCCGCCGGCGGCCCGCTGGACCGAACCCCTGGCCCGCAGGCTGACCCCCCGCCGACGGCGGCCCGGGACCCCGGACACGACCACGCCGGAGACCGAGCCGGCCGAGGCCGTGCACGTCTGA
- a CDS encoding amidohydrolase family protein, with protein sequence MTNVDVHQHLWTPSLVAALRSRREPPYLDGWTLFLDGEPPYDIPPADHDIARRADLAAADGLGRALVSMSAPIGVEWLPAAEARPLLDAYHEGSAALPEPFGAWAAACVRDIDADATAKDLDQGFAGLQLPANALADAAGYTRCAPLLDLLEERDLPLFVHPGPAPGGAEGPGWWPAMVPYVQQMHAAWFAFRAFGRPRHPRLRVCFALLAGLAPLHGERFAARGDGTGVGADPGVFVETSSYGPVSVDAVVRALGVHAVVQGSDRPYAEPPHHPGFGLGGAAAYAFRIANPRRLLTGQG encoded by the coding sequence ATGACCAATGTCGACGTGCACCAGCATCTGTGGACCCCCTCGCTGGTGGCGGCCCTGCGGTCCCGCCGCGAACCGCCGTACCTGGACGGCTGGACGCTGTTCCTGGACGGTGAGCCGCCCTATGACATCCCGCCCGCCGACCACGACATCGCCCGGCGCGCGGACCTCGCCGCCGCCGACGGTCTGGGCCGGGCGCTCGTGTCGATGTCCGCCCCGATCGGCGTGGAGTGGCTGCCCGCGGCTGAGGCCCGGCCCCTGCTCGACGCCTACCACGAGGGCTCGGCCGCACTCCCCGAGCCGTTCGGGGCCTGGGCCGCCGCCTGTGTACGGGACATCGACGCGGACGCGACCGCCAAGGACCTCGACCAGGGCTTCGCCGGACTCCAGCTCCCGGCGAACGCGCTCGCCGACGCGGCCGGCTACACGCGCTGTGCCCCGCTCCTCGATCTGCTCGAAGAGCGCGACCTGCCCCTGTTCGTCCATCCGGGGCCCGCGCCGGGCGGGGCGGAGGGGCCGGGCTGGTGGCCCGCGATGGTTCCGTACGTGCAGCAGATGCACGCCGCCTGGTTCGCCTTCCGTGCCTTCGGCCGGCCTCGCCATCCACGGCTGCGGGTGTGCTTCGCGCTGCTGGCCGGGCTGGCCCCGCTGCACGGGGAGCGGTTCGCCGCCCGGGGCGACGGGACCGGCGTCGGGGCGGACCCCGGTGTCTTCGTCGAGACGTCGTCGTACGGCCCGGTCTCCGTCGACGCGGTCGTCCGCGCCCTCGGGGTGCACGCCGTCGTCCAGGGCTCGGACCGGCCGTACGCGGAGCCGCCGCACCATCCCGGCTTCGGGCTGGGCGGAGCCGCCGCGTACGCCTTCCGCATCGCCAATCCCCGGCGGCTGCTGACCGGGCAGGGCTGA
- a CDS encoding heavy-metal-associated domain-containing protein, with amino-acid sequence MAEKYFTVPGMNCGHCAVGVTEEVVRTAGVTEVDVDVRSGLVIVGGESVDDEAVRAAIVAAGHEVAEIVRQAAA; translated from the coding sequence ATGGCCGAGAAGTACTTCACGGTGCCCGGGATGAACTGCGGCCACTGCGCGGTCGGCGTCACCGAAGAGGTGGTGCGGACAGCCGGCGTCACAGAGGTCGACGTGGACGTACGGTCGGGTCTCGTCATCGTGGGCGGGGAGTCGGTCGACGACGAGGCCGTCCGGGCGGCGATCGTCGCGGCGGGCCACGAGGTCGCGGAGATCGTGCGGCAGGCCGCCGCCTGA
- a CDS encoding S8 family serine peptidase: MTGDRVALAGDDVTITPGEGRRDIAFTRYEDSGHQYVVPDDALALVASGALDRRLFDVTGLADAGYDSAYGVPLIVKYRARKGSSQRLRAGVREAGARLARTVPGLRLAAVRAARGGAAPLWSELTERAPDGAGPRLAAGVSRIWLDAKVKVSDDVSVPQIGAPTAWAAGYTGTGVKVAVLDTGVDDTHQDLASRIVEKQNFTTAPDTTDLVGHGTHVASIVAGDGAASGGRYTGVAPDASLLVGKVCVDRDCEESAILAGMEWAAPRARVVNMSLSGTDFPGIDPLEEAVDTLSAKYGTLFAVAAGNTGRTQDVGSPATADAALAVGAVDAHEALADFSSQGPRVGDGATKPDITAPGVAIVAARSKDSALEPAGDDKAYAALSGTSMATPHVAGAAALLAQQHPDWTGERLKDALMGSAKPNPALGLHQQGAGRVDVARAVGQNVTVGPPSLSLGTTSWPHGDDEPLTRALTYRNPGSSDVTLDLTTTATGPDGATAPDGLFTVSPARLTVPAGGSAEAVLTADTRVGSATGLFTGAVVAGSGSTTLRTVFSVTKEHETQPLTVKVLDRDGRPAAASFVTVLDIDRGEGRFVYAPSGTGTISVRPGRYHLDVHVATAAADGGYDHTVLVQPLTRVTGAKTVELDARRGTPVSVAPPRKGATSALAAVSVLRTAPSGVSVSSLATAGSFARLRTADLGTGALPADAGTLTSVVRSSWARLGEDGTFTDTPYDYELAWVVRERFPTDFRARAKRGDLTKVTHHLYNDREDVRTAYLRTYAFPPEGGSAAGPGIGFSATGRRTVYYSARGVQWHLAFNRVNEKGQGEFQQWGAPVTLKPGAESEMRWGNGPLGPSFADQRGRTFGSVRRRGDTLMFHTPPFADQDPSHTGFSLGDFGRTRLWRDGRLLADVPYPFYDAQGPVPAKEDSYRLETSVDRGGSGYVTSTSVRAAWTFRSGHVDTADWTSLPVTAIRFTPALRLDNSARAGHRLRLPVVLQRQPGAPESRVRELTVDVSYDDGTTWTAVDVRRTGDPARWRADLLNPRGKGFASLRAKLTDADGDTAEYTVIRAYRLR; this comes from the coding sequence TTGACCGGTGACCGGGTCGCCCTCGCCGGCGACGACGTCACCATCACCCCCGGCGAGGGCCGCCGCGACATCGCCTTCACACGCTACGAGGACTCCGGCCACCAGTACGTCGTCCCCGACGACGCCCTCGCCCTCGTCGCCTCGGGCGCCCTCGACCGCCGTCTGTTCGACGTGACGGGGCTGGCGGACGCCGGGTACGACAGCGCGTACGGCGTCCCGCTCATCGTCAAGTACCGGGCTCGGAAAGGCAGTTCGCAGCGGCTGCGGGCCGGTGTGCGGGAGGCGGGCGCCCGGCTGGCCCGTACCGTCCCCGGGCTGCGCCTGGCCGCCGTACGGGCCGCCCGTGGCGGTGCCGCCCCGCTGTGGTCGGAGCTGACCGAGCGGGCCCCGGACGGCGCGGGACCACGGCTCGCCGCCGGGGTGTCCCGGATCTGGCTGGACGCGAAGGTGAAGGTCAGCGACGACGTCAGCGTGCCGCAGATCGGCGCCCCCACGGCATGGGCGGCCGGGTACACCGGCACCGGTGTGAAGGTCGCCGTCCTGGACACCGGGGTCGACGACACCCACCAGGACCTCGCCTCCCGCATCGTCGAGAAGCAGAACTTCACCACCGCGCCCGACACCACCGACCTCGTCGGCCACGGCACCCATGTGGCGTCGATCGTCGCGGGCGACGGCGCGGCGTCCGGCGGCAGGTACACGGGCGTCGCCCCCGACGCCTCCCTGCTCGTCGGCAAGGTCTGTGTGGACCGCGACTGCGAGGAGTCGGCGATCCTGGCCGGCATGGAATGGGCCGCGCCGCGTGCCCGCGTGGTCAACATGAGCCTCAGCGGCACCGACTTCCCGGGCATCGACCCGCTCGAGGAGGCCGTCGACACGCTGAGCGCCAAGTACGGCACGCTCTTCGCCGTCGCGGCCGGGAACACCGGCCGGACCCAGGACGTCGGCAGCCCCGCCACCGCCGACGCGGCGCTCGCCGTCGGCGCGGTCGACGCCCACGAGGCGCTCGCGGACTTCTCCAGCCAAGGGCCGCGCGTCGGCGACGGGGCCACCAAGCCCGACATCACCGCGCCGGGCGTCGCGATCGTGGCCGCCCGCTCCAAGGACAGCGCGCTCGAACCCGCCGGCGACGACAAGGCGTACGCCGCGCTGTCCGGCACCTCCATGGCCACCCCGCATGTCGCGGGCGCCGCCGCGCTCCTCGCCCAGCAGCACCCCGACTGGACCGGCGAGCGGCTCAAGGACGCGCTGATGGGCTCGGCGAAGCCCAATCCCGCCCTGGGGCTCCACCAACAGGGCGCCGGTCGCGTGGACGTCGCCCGTGCCGTCGGTCAGAACGTCACCGTCGGCCCACCCAGCCTGTCGCTGGGCACCACCTCCTGGCCGCACGGCGACGACGAGCCGCTCACCAGGGCCCTCACCTACCGCAATCCCGGGTCCTCGGACGTGACCCTCGACCTCACCACGACGGCCACAGGACCGGACGGCGCCACGGCACCCGACGGCCTGTTCACGGTCAGCCCGGCCCGGCTGACCGTCCCCGCCGGGGGCAGCGCCGAGGCCGTCCTCACCGCCGACACCCGCGTGGGCAGCGCCACCGGACTCTTCACGGGCGCCGTGGTCGCGGGCTCCGGCTCCACCACGCTCCGTACGGTCTTCTCCGTCACCAAGGAACACGAGACCCAGCCGCTCACCGTCAAGGTCCTGGACCGCGACGGCCGGCCCGCCGCCGCCAGCTTCGTGACGGTTCTCGACATCGACCGCGGCGAGGGACGTTTCGTCTACGCCCCGAGCGGCACCGGGACGATATCCGTGCGCCCCGGCCGCTACCACCTCGACGTCCATGTGGCGACCGCCGCCGCAGACGGCGGCTACGACCACACCGTGCTGGTCCAGCCACTGACCCGGGTCACCGGCGCGAAGACCGTGGAACTGGACGCCCGCAGGGGAACACCCGTCAGCGTGGCCCCGCCCCGCAAGGGGGCGACCAGCGCACTTGCCGCTGTCAGCGTCCTGCGGACCGCCCCGTCCGGCGTGAGCGTCTCGTCCCTGGCGACCGCCGGCTCCTTCGCGCGGCTCCGGACCGCCGACCTCGGCACGGGAGCGCTGCCCGCCGACGCGGGCACCCTCACCTCCGTGGTGCGCAGCTCCTGGGCCCGGCTCGGCGAGGACGGCACCTTCACCGACACCCCGTACGACTACGAGCTGGCCTGGGTGGTGCGCGAGCGCTTCCCCACCGACTTCCGGGCGCGGGCGAAGCGCGGCGACCTGACCAAGGTCACGCACCACCTCTACAACGACCGCGAAGACGTACGCACCGCGTACTTGCGGACGTACGCGTTCCCACCGGAGGGCGGCAGCGCGGCCGGCCCGGGCATCGGGTTCAGCGCGACGGGCAGACGCACCGTCTACTACTCGGCGCGCGGCGTGCAGTGGCACCTGGCGTTCAACCGGGTCAACGAGAAGGGCCAGGGCGAGTTCCAGCAGTGGGGCGCACCCGTGACCCTGAAGCCGGGCGCCGAGTCGGAGATGCGCTGGGGCAACGGCCCGCTCGGCCCGAGCTTCGCCGACCAGCGGGGGCGGACGTTCGGGAGCGTGCGCCGTCGCGGGGACACGCTGATGTTCCACACCCCGCCCTTCGCCGACCAGGACCCGAGCCACACCGGCTTCTCCCTCGGCGACTTCGGCCGCACCCGCCTCTGGCGCGACGGCCGACTGCTCGCCGACGTGCCGTACCCGTTCTACGACGCGCAGGGCCCGGTACCGGCGAAGGAGGACTCCTACCGGCTGGAGACCTCCGTGGACCGCGGCGGCTCGGGATATGTCACCTCGACCTCCGTACGCGCGGCATGGACCTTCCGCTCCGGGCACGTCGACACCGCCGACTGGACGTCCCTGCCGGTGACGGCGATCCGCTTCACGCCCGCACTGCGCCTGGACAACTCGGCACGGGCCGGTCACCGTCTGCGGCTGCCCGTCGTTCTGCAACGTCAGCCCGGCGCACCGGAGTCGAGAGTGCGCGAGCTGACCGTCGACGTGTCCTACGACGACGGCACCACCTGGACCGCGGTCGACGTACGCCGCACGGGCGACCCGGCCCGGTGGCGGGCGGACCTGCTGAACCCGCGTGGCAAGGGCTTCGCCTCCCTGCGGGCGAAGCTGACCGACGCCGACGGCGACACCGCCGAGTACACGGTGATCCGCGCGTACCGGCTGCGCTGA
- a CDS encoding phosphoribosylanthranilate isomerase yields MSNSSDSLFIKICGLKNEQDVDTAVEAGADAIGFVFSTSPRRIDAATAARLCRRVPEHVLTVGVFRAEPLDHVRAVATEAGIGAVQLHGPEDRGYYDDLATGGWTLIRAAAFGDSVPRCGEMGEDMLLLDAPVPGSGIAWDWSRKSLAGAGERWLLAGGLTPENVRKAVEATRPWGVDVSSGVEQSRGVKDRALIRAFVEAARAAR; encoded by the coding sequence GTGAGCAACTCCAGTGACTCCCTCTTCATCAAGATCTGCGGCCTGAAGAACGAGCAGGACGTCGACACGGCCGTCGAGGCGGGCGCCGACGCCATCGGCTTCGTCTTCTCGACCAGTCCGCGCCGCATCGACGCCGCCACGGCCGCCCGGCTGTGCCGCCGGGTGCCGGAGCACGTCCTGACGGTCGGCGTCTTCCGCGCCGAACCCCTCGACCACGTGCGAGCCGTGGCCACCGAGGCCGGAATCGGGGCCGTCCAGCTGCACGGCCCCGAGGACCGCGGCTACTACGACGACCTGGCCACGGGCGGCTGGACGCTGATCCGCGCCGCCGCGTTCGGTGACTCCGTGCCGCGCTGCGGTGAGATGGGCGAGGACATGCTGCTCCTCGACGCCCCCGTGCCGGGCTCCGGCATCGCCTGGGACTGGTCGAGGAAGTCGCTGGCGGGCGCGGGCGAGAGGTGGCTCCTCGCCGGCGGCCTCACCCCGGAGAACGTACGCAAGGCCGTCGAAGCCACCCGCCCATGGGGTGTCGACGTCTCCAGCGGGGTGGAGCAGAGCCGAGGCGTCAAGGACCGCGCCCTGATCAGGGCGTTCGTCGAGGCCGCCCGCGCGGCGCGCTGA
- a CDS encoding cytochrome P450 → MEAHWGEGGPVGLDDTRLEDLSPEPLLTRDYETRPSLVYERLRQRHGAVAPVDLLGVPAWLVLGYRESLDVLQDDAGWPKGLENWRARTEGRVPSDWPLGPSLEVNHVLIQGGPGYRPLRTAWDAALKPFQDPRHPQAKRLKAAVTVYADELISLVGEAGGTGLADLSAQFSRPLPLMVASHLLGFPGSQGDDALMDMWRVLDAGPDAEPALERLLAALAELAAVKLKTPGDDFPSYLLAAHPGLSLDELARELFMLLGMTSDHVGILISNTVVEVLSGEGSVRATLSAGMVREAMNRVVMRKPPLVNFVPRFAARDTPLGKYTIRAGDPVWVSSAAAHADPLFAKHVASSTTVSTRAHLSWGAGRRQCPARELASTVAAVGVGRLFERFAHLELALPVDQLPWRSSPFMRGLRSLPVRYELVPMPVRPTVAGPASSPGAELVPVETVVPDPSARQRSSLWRYLTGLIRSGR, encoded by the coding sequence ATGGAAGCGCACTGGGGCGAGGGCGGGCCCGTGGGGCTGGACGACACGCGGTTGGAGGATCTGTCTCCCGAACCGCTGTTGACCCGGGACTACGAGACACGTCCCTCGCTCGTGTACGAGCGGCTGCGGCAGCGGCACGGCGCGGTCGCCCCGGTCGATCTGCTGGGCGTGCCCGCCTGGCTGGTCCTCGGCTACCGCGAGTCGCTCGACGTGCTCCAGGACGACGCCGGCTGGCCGAAGGGGCTGGAGAACTGGCGGGCCCGTACGGAGGGCCGGGTGCCGTCCGACTGGCCGCTCGGCCCGTCGCTCGAGGTCAACCACGTGCTGATCCAGGGCGGTCCGGGCTACCGGCCGTTGCGTACGGCGTGGGACGCGGCCCTCAAGCCGTTCCAGGACCCGCGCCACCCACAGGCGAAGCGGCTGAAGGCCGCCGTCACCGTCTACGCCGACGAGCTGATCAGCCTGGTCGGGGAGGCCGGCGGCACCGGACTCGCGGACCTGTCCGCGCAGTTCTCCCGGCCGCTGCCGCTGATGGTGGCCAGCCACCTGCTCGGCTTCCCCGGCTCCCAGGGCGACGACGCGCTGATGGACATGTGGCGGGTACTGGACGCGGGCCCGGACGCGGAACCCGCCCTGGAGCGGCTGCTCGCGGCGCTCGCCGAACTCGCGGCGGTGAAGCTGAAGACCCCGGGTGACGACTTCCCCTCGTACCTGCTGGCCGCCCACCCCGGCCTCTCGCTCGACGAACTCGCCCGTGAGCTGTTCATGCTGCTGGGCATGACCTCGGATCATGTCGGCATCCTCATCTCCAACACGGTCGTCGAGGTCCTCTCGGGCGAGGGCAGCGTGCGCGCCACCCTGTCCGCCGGGATGGTCCGGGAGGCGATGAACCGGGTGGTCATGCGCAAGCCGCCGCTGGTGAACTTCGTCCCGCGCTTCGCGGCCAGGGACACCCCGCTCGGCAAGTACACGATCCGCGCGGGCGACCCGGTGTGGGTCTCCTCCGCCGCGGCGCACGCCGACCCGCTCTTCGCCAAGCACGTGGCGTCGAGCACCACGGTCAGCACCCGGGCCCATCTGTCGTGGGGCGCGGGCCGCCGCCAGTGCCCGGCACGCGAACTCGCCTCGACGGTCGCGGCGGTCGGTGTGGGCCGGCTCTTCGAGCGGTTCGCCCATCTGGAGCTGGCGCTCCCCGTCGACCAACTGCCGTGGCGCTCCTCACCGTTCATGCGGGGCCTGCGCTCACTGCCCGTACGGTACGAACTCGTCCCGATGCCCGTGCGGCCGACGGTCGCCGGCCCGGCGTCGTCGCCGGGGGCGGAGCTGGTGCCCGTCGAGACGGTGGTGCCGGACCCGTCCGCCCGCCAGCGCTCCTCGCTGTGGCGCTATCTGACGGGGCTGATCCGCTCCGGCCGCTGA
- a CDS encoding ABC transporter ATP-binding protein translates to MIRFDAVSKKYPNGTTAVDDLSLELAEGGITVLVGPSGCGKTTTLRMINRMVEPTSGTVSLHGRDIREVNAPELRRGIGYVIQHAGLFPHRTILDNIATVPLLLGWGRKKARARAAELLELVGLPAEMAKRYPNQLSGGQQQRVGVARALGADPPVLLMDEPFSAVDPIVRAELQAEFIRLQKELHKTIVFVTHDIDEAIKLGDNIAVFRTGGKLAQFDTPERLLAHPADDFVADFVGQDRGIRRLSFVSAADVPLRDGPVLSATSTVARARTADEPWVLVVDAERRPLGWTAVAELPESGTLADAPLTPLGHTFSLVGDSARAALDSALLSPARLAVGVDADGAVVGVADAYELSAAASEGTEAGEAVGTAAAAEPGVATAKADVDKTAAADGPAGGDR, encoded by the coding sequence TTGATCAGATTCGACGCGGTGAGCAAAAAATATCCAAACGGCACGACAGCAGTGGACGATTTGTCCCTGGAACTGGCCGAGGGTGGCATCACGGTCCTGGTCGGCCCCTCCGGCTGCGGCAAGACCACCACCCTCCGCATGATCAACCGCATGGTGGAGCCGACCTCCGGCACGGTGAGCCTGCACGGCCGGGACATCCGCGAGGTGAACGCCCCCGAGCTGCGCCGCGGCATCGGGTACGTGATCCAGCACGCCGGGCTGTTCCCGCACCGCACCATCCTCGACAACATAGCCACCGTTCCGCTGCTGCTCGGCTGGGGCAGGAAGAAGGCACGGGCCCGGGCCGCCGAACTGCTGGAACTGGTCGGGCTGCCCGCCGAGATGGCCAAGCGGTACCCGAACCAGCTCTCCGGCGGGCAGCAGCAGCGCGTCGGCGTGGCCAGGGCGCTGGGCGCGGACCCGCCGGTGCTGCTGATGGACGAGCCGTTCAGCGCGGTCGACCCGATCGTCCGGGCGGAGCTCCAGGCGGAGTTCATCCGGCTGCAGAAGGAACTGCACAAGACGATCGTCTTCGTCACCCATGACATCGACGAGGCGATCAAACTCGGGGACAACATCGCCGTGTTCCGAACCGGCGGCAAGCTCGCCCAGTTCGACACCCCCGAACGGCTCCTCGCCCACCCCGCCGACGACTTCGTGGCCGACTTCGTCGGACAGGACCGGGGCATCCGCCGGCTGTCCTTCGTCAGTGCGGCCGATGTACCGCTGCGCGACGGGCCGGTGCTGTCGGCGACCTCGACCGTGGCGCGGGCCCGCACGGCGGACGAGCCCTGGGTGCTCGTCGTCGACGCCGAGCGGCGCCCGCTCGGCTGGACCGCCGTCGCCGAACTCCCGGAGAGCGGCACGCTCGCGGACGCGCCCCTGACCCCGCTCGGCCACACCTTCAGCCTCGTCGGCGACTCGGCACGGGCCGCCCTCGACTCGGCGCTCCTGTCACCCGCCCGGCTCGCGGTGGGCGTGGACGCGGACGGGGCGGTGGTGGGAGTCGCGGACGCGTACGAGCTGTCGGCGGCCGCCTCCGAGGGGACGGAAGCCGGCGAAGCCGTCGGGACGGCCGCGGCTGCCGAGCCGGGCGTGGCCACAGCCAAGGCCGACGTCGACAAGACCGCCGCCGCCGACGGCCCGGCCGGTGGTGACCGATGA
- a CDS encoding cation:proton antiporter regulatory subunit: MGAPRLSSTPLPGIGVRYDLTTRERRRISVVAHRDGGRTLSAYREDDPDACALSVRLSAGEATALSDALTPDHHSPNLLSTTELGLVAERIELASTSHWNGRLLGDTRMRTETGASIVAVLRRSEAIPSPAPDFRLVGGDTLIVIGTREGVESAAAILGRE, translated from the coding sequence GTGGGTGCTCCGCGCCTGAGCAGTACGCCGTTGCCGGGGATCGGTGTCCGTTACGACCTCACCACACGGGAACGGCGCCGCATTTCGGTGGTGGCCCATCGTGACGGCGGGCGGACGTTGAGCGCGTACCGCGAGGACGATCCCGACGCCTGCGCGCTGTCCGTTCGGCTGAGCGCGGGCGAGGCGACCGCCCTCTCCGACGCGCTGACGCCGGATCACCACAGCCCGAACCTGCTGTCCACGACCGAACTCGGGCTGGTGGCCGAGCGGATCGAGCTGGCGTCCACGTCCCACTGGAACGGACGGCTGCTGGGCGACACGCGGATGCGGACCGAGACGGGGGCGTCGATCGTGGCCGTACTGCGCCGCTCGGAGGCGATCCCCTCCCCCGCCCCGGACTTCCGCCTCGTGGGCGGCGACACGCTCATCGTGATCGGCACCCGCGAGGGCGTGGAGTCGGCGGCGGCGATCCTCGGGCGGGAGTGA
- a CDS encoding HoxN/HupN/NixA family nickel/cobalt transporter gives MTRKEWASLGGMAAFVLALHVIGWFTLVVIVAPEHYSLGARTFGIGIGVTAYTLGMRHAFDADHIAAIDNTTRKLMSEGQRPLSVGFWFSLGHSSVVFALTFLLSLGVKALAGPVANDDSALHDITGWIGTTVSGTFLYAIAIINLVIMAGIWKVFRRMRTGHFDEAALEEQLNKRGFMNRLLGRLMKSITKPWQMYPLGLLFGLGFDTATEVALLVLAGSGAASGLPWYAILCLPVLFAAGMSLLDTIDGSFMNFAYGWAFSKPVRKVYYNLTVTGLSAAVALIIGTVELLGLIAEKADLHGPFWDRVSGLDLNTMGYVVVGLFVVTWVVALVVWKAGRIEEKWTADLAGVNTPERRSVPRATRPRCPEAVRGCGTGR, from the coding sequence ATGACCCGCAAGGAGTGGGCGAGCCTCGGCGGGATGGCCGCGTTCGTCCTGGCGCTGCATGTCATCGGCTGGTTCACGCTGGTGGTGATCGTCGCGCCGGAGCACTACAGCCTGGGCGCCAGGACCTTCGGGATCGGCATCGGCGTCACCGCCTACACCCTTGGCATGCGGCACGCCTTCGACGCCGATCACATCGCGGCCATCGACAACACCACCCGCAAGCTGATGAGCGAGGGGCAGCGACCGCTGTCGGTCGGCTTCTGGTTCTCGCTAGGCCACTCGTCCGTGGTCTTCGCCCTCACCTTCCTGCTCTCCCTCGGCGTCAAGGCGCTGGCCGGACCGGTCGCCAACGACGACTCCGCGCTGCACGACATCACCGGCTGGATCGGTACGACCGTCTCCGGGACCTTCCTCTACGCCATCGCGATCATCAACCTCGTGATCATGGCGGGCATCTGGAAGGTCTTCCGTCGGATGCGCACCGGCCACTTCGACGAGGCCGCGCTGGAGGAGCAGTTGAACAAGCGCGGGTTCATGAACCGCCTCCTCGGCCGCCTGATGAAGTCGATCACCAAGCCGTGGCAGATGTACCCCCTGGGCCTGCTCTTCGGCCTCGGCTTCGACACCGCGACCGAGGTCGCCCTGCTCGTCCTGGCCGGCTCGGGCGCGGCCTCCGGGCTGCCCTGGTACGCGATCCTGTGCCTGCCCGTACTCTTCGCGGCCGGCATGTCGCTGCTCGACACGATCGACGGCTCGTTCATGAACTTCGCGTACGGCTGGGCCTTCTCCAAGCCCGTCCGCAAGGTCTACTACAACCTCACCGTCACGGGACTGTCGGCGGCCGTCGCGCTGATCATCGGCACGGTCGAACTCCTCGGCCTGATCGCCGAGAAGGCCGACCTCCACGGGCCGTTCTGGGACCGGGTCTCCGGCCTCGACCTGAACACCATGGGGTACGTCGTCGTCGGCCTGTTCGTCGTGACCTGGGTGGTGGCCCTGGTGGTGTGGAAGGCGGGCCGCATCGAGGAGAAGTGGACGGCGGACCTCGCCGGTGTGAACACGCCAGAGCGGCGATCCGTACCTCGTGCCACACGACCCCGGTGCCCCGAAGCCGTCAGGGGCTGCGGCACCGGCCGCTGA